A window of Glycine soja cultivar W05 chromosome 2, ASM419377v2, whole genome shotgun sequence genomic DNA:
tgctcaatttcttgaataacaaaattcaagagagcttaagacttatttgattcacaaatccagccacaactccagcaccacaactcaacttcatcataggcatcatgtaggaaacttagaaagccaaaaaaaaagttcaagaacaagactacttttaggaattgatttagaacatgtatgaactaaataacatgcatgattagactcaaaattcaaaagataggctaagaatgacaagaatacatgaacaaatgtatctagaattcaatcaacaaaataaaattcaacacaaacttagaacataatgtgacaattactatgactaaacatgactctaagacaacatggattaagtgatttacacttagatttttgtgtttttttttctaatcaatatttggaacaaaatttagatctaaaggttcagcacaagaatattatgaatgaaaattgatagaacctaaaatcaacacaaaaacaagattcaagagtagatctacaaattttgaaccatagaaatgcaagaacaagtgtagatctaagatttaatcggtttatttttttttaatctactctaaacagcaccaaaccacaagaaaatggaggatatacatggagaataagatgaagaacaaggaattaaagagaattcaccgaacaaaaagatagaggaagcaaaagaacatcacctggatgaagatgctcttgataccacatgatgcaagctccattggagcttgtaggcctaggatcttcttcatcaatggattcctttacttcttggaagataaatggcagcggaatggagaaggaagagagagaggagacgccacttcaaggagaagatgagtctagaagaagctcaccaccataggaggccatggataagagcttggaggaagaaggagatgaatgaagggagaggagagaagagcacgaaattttgtgctcaaaaggagctctgaaatctgaaagttaatattcaaatgatcaaagttgaaaaaaatacacacacatgacctctatttatagcctaagtgtcacacaaaattggagggaaattcaaatttcacttgaatttgaaattgaatttgtggagccaaaatttcactaattatgattagtgaattttagttatggttcagcccactaatccaagatcaattccaagattctccactaagtgtgcttaggtgtcatgaggcatgaaaagcatgaaggacatgcacaaagtgtgactatatgatgtggcaatggggtgtagtaagcaaatgctcacccccccccctctaaaatttaattggattgggcttctaccaattcaattaaatttatttccaaccacacacatcaaatatccacttagtgcatgtgaaattacaaaactacccttaatacaaaaactagtctaggtgcccaaaaatacaagggctgaaaaatcctatatttctagggtaccctacctacaatatggagccctatatacaaggaccaaatataatgacatcctagtctaatatgtacaaagataattggacccaaccttggctcatgggctcagaaatctaccctaaggttcatgagaaccctagggccttcttcagcaactctagcccaatcttcttggagcctcttgctcatggttctagtgattggtcccttcctagggaggattgcatcactaacctaaatcacaaaacaaatacACGTGTCactcatgtaaacattatttatataaataaaaagcataaaacacaTACCTTGGATAACCCATCCACGTGTAGGGACAACCTCAGCTGTTCATATCTCTCCGTGCCACCAAAGATCTTTATGTAGTCTTGCAACcatttgccaagttctttaatcaattcgtTATGCATCACAGCCCAACACTCTTCTCCCATACCTAACAAAGCAAAAACTGACTGATATCCACAATTATCATCCGCTTTCACATCAACAACATCCTCAATGAAACCATGCATAAATGGcggaaattgatccaacatgggGATCATCCTTGCTGGCTTCGGTGGTTCAAAAGATGATGCACTGGGTCTAACTGAGGTGTTGTTGTTTTGAACTGAATgataagcatcaacatactcccaataaGATGGATCGCGCTTTGTCGATCTTTCGCTTCTTTTCATTACCTTTTTCGGGACACCTTTCATCTTAACCTTTgttggaggaggacacatagagGTCTCATCGGGAAACATAAattctcgaagtttactcttgaAAGTAGCTTTCCCGCAAACATCAAGTTCCTCgaatcttttatatattctatccatctcttccttgatgctaACTTCGGCCTCACATAGCCCCTGGTCTGAAAAATTAAGTCTCCTCCAATACATATGGACTACATCCAGTGGGATGCTTCCACCATCATACCTTTGTAGCTcgcatgcacaaggaagacctaGCGTGGTTCTCAAGACACACCCACAAGAAGATAGATTGTCTTTGAAATGATGTACGCACTCAAACTCAACcgaaatttcatttaaagcgtACCTTGACACCATTCCCAAAagtctcttgtataaggttttcttAAAAACATGACCAACGACATGCGTACTTGTTTCGAATGATGCTCCAATTTCAGTGTGCTGCAGcgtcatcatgttgttcattgcatcccaaacactacagaGGTCTCCAATGCTATTCTGTAATACCTTTTTCAGAGACCaatgagcagattcaaccctacatttaaaacacacaatagacaagacaaattaataacaataatgttccaaacaatcattaaaagaaacttgactaaaataataaaacatttaaatacctatttgttgttgtgttgcctaggtgcatcaccttattcgtctAGGCCGTGATAAATTTCTCCTTGTGTGGGACAATCCATGTCTCACATACGTAGTCAACGAACATTGGCCACGGGGAACACGCTACTTGAAACCTTTGAAGGTGCTCAGGGAACTCCTATTCCGAAGGACAATCTACCAGGTTACCCCGGCTATCCATTATGTAGTCCCAGGCATTCTTCTGACCAATTAGTGATTTGCactttgccttcacattcttgtctatgtgaaacctgcacaacaaatccGTACACTCCGGAAACAcaactttcacagcattcattAGGGCTAGGTCTCTGTCTGTGACAATAACAATAGGAAGGTGatcgtttcttaaaaaaaggcCTCGAAACTGTTCCAATGCCCATACAAGATTGTTCACACGCtcaccctccagatatgcaaacccagcagagaaaGTCATCCCGGTTGGTGTCACCCCCACAAAGTCAAGCAATGGGAGcctgtacctatttgttttgtaggtattgtctatcaaaaaaacaaaatgacatGTGTTACATAACTTAattgcatctgggtgacaccaaaacaaatcacacaccacatcttcatccttcaatctatgccaatgaatgtattggtCACGTTCAAGGAGCCTCATTAGGTGTTGCATTTCAGTGTCATCTCCTCtgattgaagaacgatatgcacttcttgcattgtagatttgtttgattgtggtgTAACTGTTGGAgttgtgctccttcaacgttagcaggatgtttcttggtttcacattcgacttcgtcatatcagcaatgATATTCTTCTCATCATCTGTCAATCTCCcagcatatggatgtccaactaaggtctTCGCCAATTCATGGTTGTGAATCCCACATATCAGCTTCACCGTCCAACCTTCACCTCCATGCACTGGTTTTCCACAAATCTtaaagggacaaccacattttctAGTGCCTGtgtctcttctaacaaattctttcttcctacaCTTGTACTTATcgctcctttcacacccaattaacacaaatgaagttcttcctctgctaccagTATATGTATCAGACCTCATAATTACTGCAACAAAATtgttttcatgggcaactgttcgagcccacTTCAAAACATCTTCTTGGGTTGCAAAGACCTAGGACACAACCacgacatattaatttttacgcAAATCATACATTAGACCAAACAACTAAAACTGATCGACATgattacctgagaagtattaaaagcatctgaacaatcaacatgtcctTCATTCACACCACAATCTTGTTCATCTTGAAaatccatatcaacttcttcagacatcGAACTGTAATAtgcccattgatcttcgtccatcttaattcAAACTATAACTATCACCTGATTCAACATTCAACTAAATAATTCGAACAATACAGcaacccaaaaaaatttacaaactaTGAATATCAAACTAATTCAACATTTGACAACctcacacaaatatttaatctacatatacatcaatattttaacaacaaccaaattcaacttttaattacataatttcaaaattataacctACAAAGttcatttaaccaaaaaatacttcaacctaggcaaaaaaattaacacttcaaccaacaaatatatttttatgtttcacataaattacaaatagaattaaccaaaataacattcaaaataatcttaaaactaaaaaatcataaaacaaatTACTCCACGGAAGAAGGTTTCTTCCGTAGTTGACATTACAACTGCGGAAGAATACTTCTTCCGTGGAGTCTCACGGAAAATGTCTTCCGCAAGACTCCACGGAAGAAGCAGTATTCCGCAGTTGTAATGTCAACAGCGGAAGAAACCTTCTTCCGTGGAGTCTTGCGGAAGACATCATCCGTGAGCACTCACGGAAGAAGTATTCTTCCACAGTTGTAATATCAACAGCGGAAGAAACCTTCATCCATGGAGTCTCACGGAAGACATTTTCCGAGAGATTCCACGGAAGAAGCTGTCTTTCGCAGTTGACATTACAACTGCGGAAGAATACTTCTTCTGTGGAATCTCGCGGAAAATGTCTTTCACGAGACTCCACGGATGAAGTTTTTTTCTTCCGCAGTAGTAATGTCATTGGCGGAAGAAAATTTCTTGCGTCGAATCTGAAACGCTTACACCATTCTACTACCCAAAATAAACAATCAAACACAGAAAAACTATGTACCTTAGTTGACAAATATCACACCAAAGCAGAGCAGAAGCACAACCAGCACGGACAAATATCACACAGCACAAGCACCACCATGGAGAAAACGAAGAAAGCAaccatgaaataaaaaaaaaaaacagctttttataaaagaaaaatgttcagGGGCATTTTcgggtttttgaaaaattgttgGGTGCCCCTAACAATTCCCTCCCTATACCCTCACAATCTCGATAGTATCTTCTTGGAAATTTATATTTGTCCCTACCCTATTGCTAATGACCCCTACCAATTTTTGAAAATGGGATGAAAAGACATCATTGCACCTCTCTAATTTTCCCCCACCTCCCCAGCTTTTGATTGTAATGGAATTACAATTATGTTGTGTTGGTGACACATGAAATTGCAATTCCGTTGTATTGGGGAcacataaaatcataattttattatgtttttccaagcaaaaaaaaaatattgaacaaaaatatgttttcatgtacaaaatctaaaacataaacatattttttacttttagactTGGTATGCAAAGATATGTATTGGTTGAGTATTTTGTAAGCACTCTTtatacaacaataaaaatatatttctgttaTAATATGAGTGTGTGATACAAAATTTATAACGAAACTATGTTTTCATTGTAATAAGagatgcataaaaaatataaaaactaaaataaacacATGTCATGTTTccgttttatattttgtttgtatCTTCATAaactataacaaaaatatatttttgttataaattttatatataattatacaagaaaatcattcatgagaatattttcaagaaaaaaaaaattcaagcacGTGAATAGGAACCATTAGCAATGGGTTAGGCCAATATAATTTCccacttttcttcttttctctctccaaCAGTGAGTCCAACTACACAACAGTGGTGTAAATTTTTACAATTTACAAACCCCCACCAACAGTATTTTGGCAGAATCTCCGCCAAGTATCCCAAATTTTCCCCCAATCTCTTCAGACATTCATCCACTGTCCCTCTATAGAACCATTCATAATCCGAATCCCAAAACCAAAACCTAGGGTTCCCAATTCACAAAATCCACAATGAAAGCCTCTTTGAAGTTCCGAGAAGAACACAAGAAACCCCTCTTCCGTGCAAAAGTCCCACTGAGCATCCTCGGCAAGCCCTTCCAATCCGGCATAGTCGCTGGCGAATCCAAAGAACTCACACTCAACCTTTGCACCTTCTTCGAATCGGGTCCTTCTCTCAAAGTCGCGTATCGCCCCAACGACTCCAAGAACCCCTTTTCCTTAATAGTGAAAACGGGAACTGGACCCTTCGGTTCCCCTCTTAAGAGCTCCATGCTCATGAGCTGTGAGTTCAGTGTTCCCGGTAGAACCGGTTCCCCGTTGTTCATGCTTCATTTCAAACCCCGCTTCGGCGACTTCACTTTCAAGAAGACGCAGTCTTCGATTTTTGATGGGAAAGGGTTTGGGTCTCTGAACACACAAAACGACGCCGTTGAACTTGAGAACGGAACCGTTGAAACGCCGTTGATGGAATCGGCGAAGGTTTCGATTCTCGGCGACGGTGCCTCCGGCGCCGTCGCTGGGATGTTCTCCGGCGTGGAGGTGGCGGCTCGGACGACGCTGCCGGTGCGGGGACGCGCCGCCGTAAAGTTCCGGTGGGGAGTTAGGGTTCCGTCGGAGTTCAAGGGGAACAACGCGTTTCAGAAAATTCCGTTTCTCGTGATGGATAAGATCGGCGTGGAACACATGATGGAGTGCGGCGTTTCGAAGGAGAAGGTTAGCGCCGGAGAGAAGTCTAGGGTTCCGGCGAGCGCTGACGTGGCGGAGGCGTGTTTTGCGGTGAAGCGGCAGATGGAGGTTCTGCAGGCGGAGAACGGGTTGCTGAGGAACGCCGTGGAGGATCTCCGGCGAGAAATCGTCGGCGTTCGAACCTCAAGTTCGGTTATGGGCAAAAGCCCTAATTTGagaaagaatgagaagaaaacgACGTCGGATTATGGTAATTTTCCCGGGAAATCGACGGAGGCTGAAGCGAGCGAGAAGTTGAAGAAAGCGTTGATGGGAGCGGCTGCTGGTAGTTCTTGAATTTAAATCCGTCGAAATGAAATGCAATCAGTTTGCACTGTCATTGTTTTTTGAGTATATtgtctataatttttttggggGTTGTAGATTTGCGTTTTTCTCTCAGTTTTTAGTTTCAGTTTTGTTGCTGCGAAATTTTTGtgtagtttatatatattatgatatagGTTGGTTCGTTAAGGCTTGTTCTTGTATTCAGTTTTGAAGCAATGAATGGAAAGATCATGAAAATAAGcaaatttgagatttttttgtaGATGGGACGAAATGGGAATCAAATTGGTGTCGATTGTTGTCACAACTGAAATCTAAATGTTAGCAGTAGATGTTAGTGCAGATGATACAACTGAAATCTAAGCTTGGTTTGGTTTGGTGTAAATTGGGTAATCAAGTTTTGATTGGAAAAGTTCattcattttgattaattatttatattcttgTGATTAGAATTCATTTGAGTCCAACATTGCAAGATGGTTTCAAAGCAAGGGCAGTGGCATCTTGTAGCCAAATGTGTGAGATTGATGGGGGCAATGGTGCTTGATTAATTGGTTAAGTGAAAATGGCATTTTAGATTAGTGCTTTTCTTTCTGGGAATTGACAAAATTGTTGAGTCTCAGTGCGAAACGGGTTTCCGGTGTGTTGTTTTCAACTTTTTCAGCTGTTGATGCTCATTGTTAGATactctttaaagagattgagaTTCTTTATGTTGCTTAGAATTTTTTGGTTTGGCAGGGAATTGAATTTTCAACTTTCAGCTGTTGATGTTCAATGATAAATATTGGTTGAAGAGATTGAGATTCCTCATGTGGCTTAGAGATTTTTGGTTTGGGAGGGAATTGaattattgaaattcaatttggtGTTACTGTCAGATttctaatttgaaaattaaattttcgcACTGTCCACGCCAGCTATTGCTTCAGATGAGCCAGATTTGTCGGAAGAAATGGCCCAATCATTGAtaaatgataatacaattttacAAAGAAGAGGGAAATGTATTGGCTGTGATTTGAATAAACTTGAatctttatcataaaaaaatattgtcatatGGTAAAATATAGGCAGTGAGCATAATCTGCCAATTTTTTTGGTTGAATAAACTAATGCTATGTTTGTTTaggtaaaaataagaaaaataatgatagAAATGGTCAGATTGATTAGAAAATTGTCATTACACTTATTTGATACTACACGATAGAAattagcaaggaaaaaaattgtgtggacattacaaaaatatattctcTTTATAGGAgggatgtttctattttttttcactttcttttgtgaaattcattttaaaaaatctattatttttattattgatttgtcTTTGACCATTTCTCTGCAtagaagtaaaatatttttatacatatatttatttctttttatccaCAATTTTCActcacaaataaattaaaaagaaaatttctcatttttttgttttaatcattgaaatcttattttattttaaatagatgaagTTAAggtttaatacattttttatctttcaattatggataatatgaaattttggtctcctttttttaaaaatgattttttaattttaattgttactaTCAAATCTGTATTAGTTtctatatattcaaaatatctAAAATCCTTACTTTCTACTCAAACAATATGAGGCTTATGATGCAACTgggataggaaataatttgaacATTTTTGGAGAAAATATGCTTTACTAAATGACTTGAGTGAggatagtataaaattatttagaataaattacaataatacTCCCTAAAGttttgtataattatataaGTATCCATTACTTTTTTAACTCTTACATTCACCTTTCTTGTATGAGATGTTGGTGTATGATTTGGGTGAGATGTTGAGGGAATGTAAGTATAATGTTTTCACACATATAAGGAGGTATTAATACCATGTTTTTGAACTTGAAGAGTTagtgtaagaaaaaaaagtgagattatGTGTAATTTAATAAAAGCTTAAGGGTGTCGCTGGAATTTCTTCAACAATTTATAATCTATTTGGGTTGTTATATTTGGGTATTCGTAATCTATTCGGGAACAAAAATCAATTGagagaattgaatttttttatacaatagtTTTAGATTTTCATAATTAGTTTTGCGatgcataaaattattttttaaaaatataaaagttttggCTTTTCTGTTTATAAGAGTTCATTATATATGTAGCCATAAAACATACCTATATTCAATCTTCAAGAAACAATTATACATTACTATTCAAATAAAAGGAATTCTTCTAAACTcacttttaaaattacattcccaaataaaaattatgttttaacctTACTCTTTTTCAACATCGattctttaaaaatttgttggactaaaatcaaaataagcACACTCTTAATGAGTTCAGTTTATAAACAATTTGAGTATCAAACGAGAATTTGAAAATTACATTCacaaaaactaatttgaagactTAATCacaatgaatgaatttttttaagaaattaaaattaagtaaaaaattaatcaagagATGAAAACCATACATTGCTAGTAAAGGTGGAAATGAACAGTACTAAGTAAGTCTTTATTTATATAGTCTACTTCTCAAATTAAAGGTTTGAGCCTAacctatttattttatatagttcTTGTTTTAAGATCTaatttgacatttttaaaagtttgatcTAAcggaaaaatcaaaatatattttacaataatatttgttaaataaaactAAGCATACTTTTGAATAGGCTGGCCGAGCTATCCCTACACGAgtcaattaatttaacattttaaatatattaacacTCAAAAGAattgcaataaaaaataatttaacaataacAAAACTAAACTAATAATCATAGTTAATTGATTATAATGATGAGCTTTGTCCACACACatttaacaaaaaacaaataacattcttgaaat
This region includes:
- the LOC114374760 gene encoding uncharacterized protein LOC114374760, with amino-acid sequence MDEDQWAYYSSMSEEVDMDFQDEQDCGVNEGHVDCSDAFNTSQVFATQEDVLKWARTVAHENNFVAVIMRSDTYTVHGGEGWTVKLICGIHNHELAKTLVGHPYAGRLTDDEKNIIADMTKYRLPLLDFVGVTPTGMTFSAGFAYLEGERVNNLVWALEQFRGLFLRNDHLPIVIVTDRDLALMNAVKVVFPECTDLLCRVESAHWSLKKVLQNSIGDLCSVWDAMNNMMTLQHTEIGASFETSTHVVGHVFKKTLYKRLLGMVSRYALNEISVEFECVHHFKDNLSSCGCVLRTTLGLPCACELQRYDGGSIPLDVVHMYWRRLNFSDQGLCEAEVSIKEEMDRIYKRFEELDVCGKATFKSKLREFMFPDETSMCPPPTKVKMKGVPKKVMKRSERSTKRDPSYWEYVDAYHSVQNNNTSVRPSASSFEPPKPARMIPMLDQFPPFMHGFIEDVVDVKADDNCGYQSVFALLGMGEECWAVMHNELIKELGKWLQDYIKIFGGTERYEQLRLSLHVDGLSKSFTFFPLRSRPPADSSAHRMICVGHVFGSLSERSLSLTAYGIVVVKKFVSGGKTMANCICR
- the LOC114392267 gene encoding uncharacterized protein LOC114392267; the protein is MKASLKFREEHKKPLFRAKVPLSILGKPFQSGIVAGESKELTLNLCTFFESGPSLKVAYRPNDSKNPFSLIVKTGTGPFGSPLKSSMLMSCEFSVPGRTGSPLFMLHFKPRFGDFTFKKTQSSIFDGKGFGSLNTQNDAVELENGTVETPLMESAKVSILGDGASGAVAGMFSGVEVAARTTLPVRGRAAVKFRWGVRVPSEFKGNNAFQKIPFLVMDKIGVEHMMECGVSKEKVSAGEKSRVPASADVAEACFAVKRQMEVLQAENGLLRNAVEDLRREIVGVRTSSSVMGKSPNLRKNEKKTTSDYGNFPGKSTEAEASEKLKKALMGAAAGSS